From one Gammaproteobacteria bacterium genomic stretch:
- a CDS encoding phosphoribosyltransferase: MLFQNRDEAAQLLSEKLTQYRGKNPLILAIPRGAVPMGKLIAAELGGELDVVLVRKLRAPGNPEFAIGSVDETGWTYVADYAAGVGASESYIEAEKQAQMETMRTRRAQYTPVHPPVDPKGRIVIVVDDGLATGATMISALHALRAKQPGKLIAAVPVASPEALRKVKPYTDELVCLHAPEYFQAVGQFYMDFPQVDDEEVIAVLRESKGAPAVK; encoded by the coding sequence ATGCTGTTTCAGAATCGTGACGAAGCCGCGCAATTGTTGTCGGAAAAGCTCACGCAATACCGTGGTAAAAATCCTCTGATACTGGCCATCCCGCGCGGGGCGGTCCCCATGGGAAAATTGATCGCCGCCGAGCTGGGCGGCGAGTTGGACGTCGTATTGGTGAGAAAACTGCGCGCGCCGGGGAATCCTGAGTTCGCCATCGGTTCGGTGGATGAAACGGGCTGGACCTATGTGGCGGACTATGCCGCCGGTGTGGGTGCAAGCGAGAGTTATATAGAGGCCGAAAAACAGGCGCAGATGGAAACCATGCGCACTAGACGCGCCCAATACACGCCCGTGCACCCGCCGGTGGATCCAAAAGGCCGCATTGTCATCGTCGTGGACGACGGGCTTGCCACCGGCGCCACCATGATATCGGCCCTGCACGCCTTGCGCGCCAAGCAGCCTGGAAAACTGATTGCCGCCGTGCCGGTGGCCTCCCCGGAGGCCTTGCGCAAGGTGAAGCCCTATACGGACGAGCTGGTGTGCCTGCATGCGCCGGAATATTTTCAGGCCGTAGGCCAGTTCTATATGGACTTTCCGCAGGTGGACGATGAAGAGGTGATTGCCGTTCTGCGCGAGAGCAAGGGTGCACCGGCGGTCAAGTAA
- a CDS encoding dodecin domain-containing protein — protein sequence MSHILKVIEVLAESDKSWEDAAAQAVTRAAKTLHGIKSIYIKNFEAKVENNKITAYRINANITFLLD from the coding sequence ATGTCACACATTTTGAAGGTCATTGAGGTGCTCGCCGAATCGGATAAAAGCTGGGAAGATGCGGCGGCCCAGGCGGTGACCCGCGCAGCCAAGACGCTGCACGGGATTAAGTCTATTTACATCAAGAATTTTGAGGCCAAGGTGGAGAACAACAAGATCACCGCGTATCGCATTAACGCCAATATCACTTTTCTGCTGGATTAG
- a CDS encoding endonuclease — MRRAVSPHAAVSPARRLHDVYRRLHRAYGPQHWWPGETPFEVMVGAVLTQNTAWGNVEKAIENLKQAQALDAMVIAKTPHARLARWLKPSGYFNIKARRLRNFCIWYLAQGGFEALASWDTARLRHGLLSVNGVGPETADDMLLYAFARPVFVIDAYTRRLHSRLGTIRGDEGYETLRSLFESTLRGRKKIQLFNEFHALIVRHAKDVCRPRPRCRECCLAGSCPSATV; from the coding sequence ATGCGACGCGCCGTATCGCCCCACGCCGCCGTCAGCCCCGCTAGACGCCTGCACGACGTTTACCGGCGTCTGCATCGGGCTTACGGGCCGCAGCACTGGTGGCCAGGCGAGACACCCTTCGAGGTGATGGTGGGCGCGGTGCTCACCCAGAATACCGCCTGGGGCAATGTCGAAAAGGCGATTGAGAACCTGAAACAGGCGCAGGCCCTGGATGCCATGGTCATCGCCAAGACCCCTCATGCCCGTCTGGCCCGCTGGCTCAAGCCTTCCGGTTATTTCAATATCAAGGCCAGACGGCTGCGTAATTTTTGCATCTGGTACCTTGCCCAGGGCGGCTTCGAGGCGCTCGCGTCGTGGGACACGGCGCGGCTGCGGCACGGGCTGCTCTCCGTCAACGGCGTCGGGCCAGAGACGGCGGACGATATGTTGCTCTACGCCTTTGCGCGCCCGGTGTTTGTGATAGACGCCTATACCCGTCGGCTGCACAGCCGGCTTGGGACTATCCGCGGTGATGAAGGCTATGAAACCTTGCGCTCGTTGTTCGAATCCACTCTGCGAGGCCGAAAAAAGATTCAATTATTCAATGAGTTTCATGCCTTGATTGTCAGACACGCCAAGGACGTCTGCCGGCCCCGGCCACGTTGCCGGGAATGCTGTCTGGCAGGGAGCTGTCCTTCGGCGACGGTTTGA
- a CDS encoding RtcB family protein: MDMTRLNKIDDTCWSVKPAAGEQAAPVRMYGSEALLASMDDKVLEQITNVAKLPGLVGAAMTMPDAHWGYGFPIGGVAAFDPEQGGIISAGGVGFDISCGIRCLRANLTLTDITPQLENLADALFHTIPAGVGEEGQLKFAPAQLDEVLLGGAEWAVRQGYGVPEDLEYIEERGRVTGAVPENVSDHAKKRQRGEMGTLGSGNHYLEVQVVDHIYDQQAAQVFGLSEGQIVVSIHCGSRGLGHQIGTEYLVTLAKAANRLGITLPDRELACAPIQSPEGQEYIGAMNAAINCALANRQILAHLTREVFDRIIPNATLETLFDVSHNTCKVEKHKVDGKTRLLYVHRKGATRAFGPNHPALPERYRAIGQPVIIGGSMGTGSYVLAGTAESENQAYSSASHGAGRAMSRHQALRHWRGRQLIDELAERGILIRTRSMRGAAEEAPAAYKDVDLVAEATEKAGLARRVAFLRPKVCVKG, encoded by the coding sequence ATGGACATGACCCGGTTGAACAAGATTGATGACACGTGCTGGAGTGTCAAACCCGCTGCGGGTGAGCAAGCCGCACCGGTACGGATGTACGGCAGCGAAGCGCTGCTCGCCAGCATGGACGACAAGGTGCTCGAGCAGATCACCAATGTGGCGAAGCTGCCGGGTCTGGTCGGCGCCGCCATGACCATGCCGGATGCGCACTGGGGTTACGGGTTTCCCATCGGTGGGGTCGCCGCGTTTGATCCCGAACAAGGCGGCATCATTTCTGCGGGCGGTGTGGGGTTTGACATCTCTTGCGGCATCCGCTGTCTGCGCGCCAACCTTACCCTCACAGACATCACGCCGCAGTTGGAGAATCTGGCCGACGCCCTGTTTCACACCATCCCCGCAGGAGTGGGAGAGGAGGGACAGCTTAAATTCGCGCCGGCGCAGCTCGATGAAGTGCTGCTGGGCGGCGCAGAGTGGGCGGTGCGGCAAGGCTATGGCGTGCCGGAAGATCTGGAGTACATCGAGGAACGCGGCCGTGTGACGGGCGCGGTGCCGGAAAATGTCTCGGATCACGCCAAGAAACGCCAGCGCGGCGAGATGGGCACCCTGGGCTCCGGTAATCACTATCTCGAGGTGCAGGTCGTGGATCACATTTACGATCAGCAGGCGGCGCAGGTCTTTGGACTCAGCGAAGGCCAGATCGTGGTTTCCATACACTGCGGTTCGCGCGGCTTGGGTCATCAGATCGGCACGGAGTATCTGGTGACGCTGGCCAAGGCCGCGAACCGGCTGGGTATTACTCTGCCGGACCGGGAATTGGCGTGCGCCCCGATTCAATCGCCGGAGGGTCAAGAATATATCGGCGCAATGAACGCCGCCATCAACTGCGCGCTCGCCAACCGGCAGATACTCGCCCACCTCACTCGTGAAGTATTCGACAGGATAATTCCGAATGCGACACTCGAAACCCTGTTCGATGTCTCGCACAACACCTGCAAAGTAGAGAAGCATAAGGTGGACGGCAAGACACGGCTGCTCTATGTCCACCGCAAAGGAGCGACCCGCGCCTTCGGGCCGAACCACCCGGCGCTGCCGGAGCGTTACCGCGCGATTGGTCAGCCGGTCATCATCGGCGGCAGCATGGGTACCGGTTCCTACGTGCTGGCAGGCACTGCGGAAAGTGAAAACCAGGCCTATTCCTCGGCCAGTCACGGCGCGGGGCGCGCCATGAGCCGTCACCAGGCGCTGCGCCACTGGCGCGGCCGGCAACTGATAGACGAATTGGCCGAACGCGGCATTCTGATCCGCACCCGCTCCATGCGCGGCGCGGCCGAGGAAGCCCCGGCTGCTTACAAAGACGTGGACCTGGTCGCGGAGGCGACGGAAAAGGCGGGACTCGCCAGGCGTGTCGCCTTTCTGCGCCCCAAGGTTTGCGTTAAGGGATAA
- a CDS encoding TraR/DksA family transcriptional regulator: MANLTSSQIKELKQMINNRFTELLEEVRQELIRSDDQRYADLAGRVTDVGDESVADMLVDMDAAIVDRQIREIRDLEAARLRIGDFSYGICADCGEDIGYERLLAYPTAKRCYACQQQHEKSYAQEGRPSL; encoded by the coding sequence ATGGCAAACCTGACGAGTTCCCAGATCAAGGAACTTAAGCAAATGATAAATAACCGGTTTACGGAGCTTCTGGAGGAGGTCCGCCAAGAGCTGATACGCTCCGACGATCAGCGCTATGCTGACCTTGCCGGCAGGGTAACGGATGTCGGTGACGAATCCGTGGCGGACATGCTCGTGGATATGGATGCCGCTATCGTGGATAGGCAAATCCGGGAAATCCGCGATCTCGAGGCCGCAAGGCTGCGTATCGGCGATTTCAGCTATGGGATCTGCGCTGATTGTGGCGAGGACATCGGCTATGAGCGGCTGCTCGCGTATCCGACGGCCAAACGTTGTTACGCTTGTCAGCAGCAGCACGAAAAGAGCTATGCCCAAGAGGGTAGACCGAGCTTGTGA
- a CDS encoding YggU family protein: MSRSSQPWLSFVRRVAEGIELRLKVIPGASRSVIVGVLGDRLKVKVAAPLEDGKANKAVVELISEWLEADSVEIVSGHAHPEKVVRVRGLMKIDEGRLSVLK, encoded by the coding sequence ATGAGTAGATCATCTCAACCGTGGTTATCTTTTGTGCGCAGGGTCGCCGAAGGCATCGAGCTACGGCTGAAGGTCATCCCCGGCGCCAGCCGTTCCGTGATCGTGGGCGTGCTCGGTGACAGATTGAAGGTGAAGGTGGCCGCTCCGCTGGAGGATGGCAAGGCGAACAAGGCGGTCGTCGAACTGATTTCAGAGTGGCTGGAGGCGGACTCTGTGGAAATTGTTTCCGGTCACGCCCATCCGGAAAAGGTCGTGCGGGTGCGCGGTTTGATGAAGATAGACGAAGGCCGTTTGTCGGTATTGAAGTGA
- a CDS encoding ribonucleoside triphosphate reductase, which produces MIINDVGGQFKFIKKRDGALVPFESDKIKRAIAKAGEVTGEFSESVAAELALKVLRVAEETLTEKIPTVEEIQDIAEAVLLSSPYHKTAKFYILYRAQHAGIREIVAKADVDLVDQYLEQLDWQVKENSNMTYSLQGLNNYISSEISKVYWLNKIYPPEIREAYLSGDFHIHDLNAISVYCVGWDLTDLLMQGFRGAPAKIESRPARHFRSALGQVVNFFYTLQGEAAGAQAFSNFDTLLAPFIRYDGLGYTEVKQAMQEFIFNINVPTRVGFQTPFTNVTIDLQPPSYLAGQGVIIGGVMQDKPYKDFQEEINLFNRALFEVMQEGDANGRVFTFPIPTYNITKDFDWDNPNLEGLWRMTAKYGIPYFSNFVNSDMKPEDARSMCCRLRIDTRTLERRGGGFFGANPLTGSIGVVTINMPRLGYLSKSEAEFTQRLERLMRLAKNSLEIKRKTLERLTERALYPYVKYYLRDIKNRFGEYWKNHFSTIGLVGMNEACLNLFGENIATHKGHAFAIRVLDFMRGKLIEFQEETGNNYNLEATPAEATAYRLARRDKEKYPEIICANEEQYKNGAEPFYTNSTHLPVNYTDDVFEAFDLQDELQTKYTGGTVLHIFVGEEIKSPGAIKNLVRKICENYRLPCFTVTPTFSVCPSHGYVAGKHPDCPVCGADCEVYSRIVGYLRPTDQWNKGKQEEFRLRKTYML; this is translated from the coding sequence ATGATAATCAACGACGTAGGAGGCCAATTTAAATTCATCAAGAAACGGGACGGCGCCCTTGTCCCGTTCGAGTCGGACAAGATTAAGCGCGCCATCGCCAAGGCCGGCGAAGTCACAGGCGAGTTCAGCGAGTCGGTCGCCGCGGAATTGGCGCTCAAGGTTTTAAGAGTTGCAGAAGAAACTCTCACGGAAAAGATTCCTACCGTTGAAGAAATACAGGACATCGCCGAAGCGGTATTGCTCTCCTCCCCTTATCACAAGACCGCCAAATTCTACATTCTCTATCGGGCCCAGCACGCGGGAATACGCGAGATCGTCGCCAAGGCCGATGTGGATCTGGTGGATCAGTATCTGGAACAGCTCGACTGGCAGGTCAAAGAAAACAGCAACATGACCTATTCCCTGCAGGGGCTCAATAATTACATCTCTTCTGAGATCAGCAAGGTTTACTGGCTCAATAAAATCTATCCGCCCGAGATCAGAGAGGCTTATCTCAGCGGCGATTTTCACATCCATGACCTCAACGCCATTTCGGTTTACTGTGTAGGTTGGGATCTCACCGACCTGCTCATGCAGGGGTTCAGAGGCGCGCCCGCCAAGATCGAAAGCAGGCCGGCCAGGCATTTCCGCAGCGCGCTCGGTCAGGTGGTCAATTTCTTTTATACCCTGCAGGGCGAGGCGGCAGGCGCCCAGGCTTTCTCCAATTTCGACACGCTGCTCGCGCCCTTCATCCGTTACGACGGCCTGGGGTATACCGAGGTCAAACAGGCCATGCAGGAATTTATCTTCAATATCAACGTCCCCACGCGGGTAGGTTTCCAAACGCCGTTTACCAATGTCACTATAGACTTGCAGCCTCCCAGCTATCTCGCCGGGCAGGGCGTGATTATCGGCGGCGTCATGCAGGACAAACCCTACAAGGACTTTCAGGAAGAGATCAATCTATTCAACCGGGCGCTCTTTGAGGTCATGCAGGAAGGGGATGCGAACGGCAGGGTGTTTACCTTTCCAATACCGACCTACAACATCACCAAGGATTTTGATTGGGACAACCCGAATTTAGAGGGCTTATGGCGGATGACAGCCAAGTACGGCATACCGTATTTTTCCAACTTTGTGAATTCCGACATGAAGCCGGAAGACGCCCGTTCCATGTGTTGCAGGCTGCGTATTGATACGCGCACTCTGGAGCGCAGGGGTGGAGGGTTCTTCGGCGCCAACCCGCTCACCGGCTCTATCGGCGTAGTGACCATCAACATGCCGCGGCTGGGCTATCTGTCAAAAAGCGAAGCAGAATTTACACAACGGCTGGAAAGGCTCATGCGCTTGGCCAAAAACAGCCTGGAGATTAAAAGAAAGACCCTGGAGCGTCTTACAGAAAGAGCGCTTTATCCTTACGTCAAATATTATCTCAGAGACATCAAAAACCGCTTTGGCGAATACTGGAAAAATCACTTTTCCACCATCGGTCTGGTCGGTATGAACGAGGCCTGTTTGAATCTGTTTGGAGAAAACATTGCCACTCACAAGGGGCATGCCTTTGCGATAAGAGTGCTCGATTTCATGCGCGGCAAACTGATCGAGTTCCAGGAAGAGACCGGCAACAACTACAATCTCGAGGCCACGCCCGCCGAGGCGACGGCGTACCGGCTTGCCCGCAGGGACAAGGAGAAGTATCCGGAAATTATTTGCGCCAATGAGGAACAGTACAAGAACGGCGCAGAGCCTTTTTATACCAACTCGACACACCTGCCCGTCAATTATACCGATGATGTGTTTGAGGCCTTTGACCTGCAAGATGAGTTACAGACCAAATATACGGGCGGCACGGTTTTGCACATCTTTGTCGGGGAGGAGATCAAGTCGCCGGGCGCCATCAAAAATCTCGTGCGTAAGATATGCGAAAATTATCGTCTGCCCTGTTTTACCGTAACCCCCACTTTTAGCGTTTGTCCCTCGCACGGCTATGTGGCGGGCAAACATCCGGATTGCCCGGTCTGCGGAGCGGACTGTGAGGTCTATTCCCGCATCGTGGGTTATTTACGCCCCACTGACCAGTGGAACAAGGGAAAACAAGAAGAATTCAGGCTCAGGAAAACCTACATGCTTTGA
- a CDS encoding FAD-dependent oxidoreductase: MSKKITRRDFVKLSGAAVAAAGLGGLPAIGEAKPRSASLGKAYLPKAKGPRVVVVGAGTAGLTIAKYLKKENPKFDVVMVEKRAQYSSCFSSNLWYADVINLDFLAAHSFLDAAKNGDYTFFNATCTGADRAGRKLITDQGEIAYDYLVLTPGIDYDYAKIGVNDPDTEYRLRTEYPAGWTLGTEHVTIKRKVQNFKGGVFVQTVPGGNYRCLPAPYERACMIASVFKKNKVKGKVLVLDHNPDITIKKNGFHAAFDELYKDIIEYVPSVEIKSVDVDKKGIVTEFDTYQFDDAAIYPNIRGSKLLETLGVMDPKSLQKEARIDVLKYHVLSNEHVYVAGDSRPMPFSKSANTSNTEGKYVAKVIAAHAAGKQMDWVSPTTTCYSMVSTGPNEAISVDARYAYDAAKQEFSFSKDTKMFEERSPEQGKAALDWAQGLYSDLFG; the protein is encoded by the coding sequence ATGAGCAAAAAAATAACACGTCGTGATTTTGTAAAACTGTCCGGCGCCGCCGTCGCCGCCGCCGGCCTCGGCGGCCTCCCCGCGATCGGCGAGGCCAAGCCCAGGTCCGCATCGCTCGGCAAGGCTTACCTGCCCAAGGCCAAAGGCCCGCGCGTGGTGGTGGTCGGGGCGGGCACGGCGGGGCTCACCATCGCCAAATATCTCAAAAAGGAAAACCCCAAATTTGATGTGGTGATGGTGGAAAAACGCGCCCAGTACAGCTCGTGTTTTTCCAGTAATCTTTGGTATGCGGACGTCATTAATCTCGATTTTCTTGCGGCGCACAGTTTTTTAGATGCGGCGAAGAACGGTGATTACACCTTTTTCAACGCGACCTGCACCGGCGCGGACCGCGCGGGGCGCAAACTCATCACCGATCAGGGTGAAATCGCCTATGACTATCTGGTGCTCACCCCGGGGATAGATTACGACTACGCCAAGATCGGCGTGAACGATCCCGATACCGAGTACCGTCTGCGCACGGAATATCCCGCCGGCTGGACCCTGGGCACCGAGCACGTAACCATCAAACGCAAGGTGCAAAACTTCAAGGGCGGCGTGTTTGTGCAGACCGTGCCCGGCGGCAATTACCGCTGTCTGCCGGCGCCGTATGAGCGGGCGTGCATGATCGCCTCGGTGTTCAAGAAAAACAAGGTCAAGGGCAAGGTGCTGGTGCTGGATCACAATCCTGACATTACCATCAAAAAGAACGGCTTCCACGCGGCATTCGATGAGTTGTATAAGGATATCATCGAATATGTGCCGTCGGTTGAAATCAAATCGGTGGATGTGGATAAAAAGGGCATCGTCACCGAGTTCGACACGTATCAGTTTGACGACGCGGCCATCTATCCCAATATCCGCGGCTCCAAATTGCTGGAGACGCTGGGTGTGATGGACCCCAAGAGTTTGCAAAAAGAGGCGCGCATTGACGTGCTCAAATATCACGTGCTCAGCAATGAGCACGTCTACGTGGCGGGCGACTCGCGGCCTATGCCGTTCTCGAAGAGCGCCAACACCTCTAACACCGAAGGCAAATACGTCGCCAAGGTGATCGCCGCCCATGCCGCTGGCAAACAGATGGATTGGGTCAGCCCCACTACGACGTGTTACTCGATGGTCAGCACCGGTCCCAACGAGGCCATCAGCGTGGATGCGCGCTACGCCTATGACGCGGCAAAGCAGGAGTTCAGCTTCTCCAAAGACACCAAGATGTTCGAGGAGCGCAGCCCCGAGCAGGGCAAGGCGGCGCTCGATTGGGCGCAGGGTTTATACAGCGACTTGTTTGGTTGA
- a CDS encoding M28 family peptidase, giving the protein MLNRAGAAAAAAAFRAHSDFPIEHTATFAWLPGVAWSDHHSFWRKGYRALMVTDTAFYRYPYYHTEQDTPDKLDYPRLARATEGLYWAFVSLANQELL; this is encoded by the coding sequence TTGTTGAACAGGGCGGGTGCCGCTGCGGCCGCGGCGGCATTTCGTGCGCATTCCGATTTTCCCATCGAACACACGGCCACTTTTGCCTGGCTACCCGGCGTTGCCTGGAGCGATCATCATTCTTTCTGGAGGAAAGGATACCGAGCATTGATGGTAACCGACACGGCATTTTACCGTTATCCTTATTATCACACTGAGCAAGATACGCCTGATAAACTCGACTACCCGCGTCTTGCACGTGCAACAGAAGGGTTATATTGGGCCTTCGTTTCGCTCGCCAATCAAGAACTTCTTTAG
- a CDS encoding ribose-phosphate pyrophosphokinase has protein sequence MILATKNCLHLATKLAKYTRTGLLGYEVKRFADGEYYYRLQYVRKPKSVILLGNITPDPASIFELLALAEALADSRIGIKTLCVPYLGYSRQDRQSEKGEAVMAHLVAEMLNRIPAKKRVFVDLHSDTVRAMLSPHTEVFCLPLIVQQPLARGIDVVVAPDKGAQARAKRIAGDLPVITMLKHRPKHNIVERAPMSYPVKGKRVLMVDDMIDTGRTIASAAILLKRQGAKSITVAATHGIFSPSSDKILTSAPINKILVGDTLAPHVPSGGRVMSISRLLAETL, from the coding sequence ATGATACTGGCAACAAAAAACTGCCTGCACCTCGCCACCAAGCTTGCCAAGTACACGCGCACCGGCCTGCTCGGTTACGAAGTAAAAAGGTTTGCCGATGGGGAGTATTATTACCGTCTGCAATATGTCAGGAAACCTAAATCGGTAATACTGCTCGGCAACATTACTCCCGATCCCGCTTCGATCTTTGAACTACTTGCGCTCGCCGAGGCGTTAGCAGACAGCCGTATTGGAATCAAAACACTGTGCGTGCCTTATCTTGGCTACAGCCGTCAGGATCGGCAGAGCGAGAAGGGGGAGGCGGTGATGGCGCACCTGGTCGCCGAGATGCTCAACCGCATCCCCGCGAAGAAAAGGGTGTTTGTGGATCTGCACAGCGACACCGTGCGCGCCATGCTGTCCCCGCATACGGAGGTGTTTTGCCTGCCTCTGATCGTGCAGCAGCCGCTTGCTCGTGGCATTGACGTTGTCGTTGCGCCGGATAAGGGCGCGCAGGCGCGGGCCAAACGTATCGCAGGCGATTTGCCCGTCATCACCATGCTTAAGCACCGCCCCAAACACAATATCGTTGAGCGCGCGCCGATGAGTTATCCCGTCAAGGGCAAGAGGGTGCTGATGGTGGACGATATGATAGACACCGGGCGCACCATTGCCTCGGCGGCGATTCTTCTGAAGAGGCAAGGGGCCAAATCCATCACGGTGGCGGCGACACACGGCATCTTTTCCCCGTCCAGCGACAAGATTCTGACCTCCGCCCCCATCAATAAGATTTTGGTGGGCGACACGTTGGCCCCACACGTTCCGTCCGGCGGCCGCGTGATGTCCATCTCACGCTTGCTTGCAGAAACACTGTAG
- a CDS encoding peroxiredoxin, which translates to MSLQLGDIAPDFTQDSNEGPIRFYDWMGDKWAVLFSHPADFTPVCTTELGAVAKLKQEFDKRNVKVLALSVDPVESHKGWIGDINETQNARVNFPILADGDRKVSTLYDMIHPNASNNFTVRSVFIIDPNKKIRLIITYPASTGRNFDEILRVIDSLQLTDKYSVATPVNWHDGDDCVILPSLTDPVVLKQKFPKGYKQLKAYLRMTPQPNKY; encoded by the coding sequence ATGAGCCTGCAATTAGGTGATATCGCCCCCGACTTTACCCAGGATTCCAACGAGGGGCCGATCCGTTTTTATGACTGGATGGGGGACAAGTGGGCCGTGCTGTTCTCGCACCCGGCGGACTTCACGCCGGTCTGCACGACCGAACTCGGCGCGGTTGCTAAGCTTAAGCAGGAATTTGATAAGCGCAACGTCAAGGTGTTGGCCTTGAGTGTGGACCCGGTGGAGTCGCACAAGGGCTGGATCGGCGATATCAACGAGACCCAAAACGCCCGGGTGAATTTTCCGATCCTCGCGGACGGCGACCGCAAGGTCTCCACGCTGTATGACATGATACACCCCAACGCCAGCAATAACTTTACGGTTCGTTCGGTGTTCATCATAGACCCCAATAAAAAGATACGGCTTATCATCACCTACCCGGCGAGCACGGGCCGTAATTTCGACGAGATCCTGCGCGTGATTGACTCACTGCAACTCACCGACAAATACAGCGTCGCCACACCGGTCAACTGGCATGACGGCGATGATTGCGTTATTCTCCCTTCGCTCACAGACCCGGTAGTGCTGAAGCAGAAATTTCCCAAGGGCTATAAACAACTGAAAGCGTATTTACGGATGACGCCGCAGCCTAATAAGTACTAA
- a CDS encoding archease, protein MRSSYSYFDHDADIGVIGCGETAEAAFVAAAEAMFAIMTDITTVSDVIHIQVGFEESDLELALVTWLNNLLTEARMEGLIFSRFALQRNETNWRGEAWGEPWRAGMERGVEVKGATLTMLSVKQVEAGWEARCVVDV, encoded by the coding sequence ATGAGATCAAGCTATAGCTATTTCGACCACGACGCCGATATCGGCGTCATCGGCTGCGGCGAGACGGCAGAGGCCGCCTTCGTTGCGGCGGCCGAAGCCATGTTCGCAATCATGACGGATATCACGACGGTAAGCGACGTTATACACATCCAAGTCGGTTTCGAGGAGTCCGATTTGGAGCTGGCGTTGGTCACCTGGCTAAACAACCTGCTCACCGAGGCCCGCATGGAGGGACTGATCTTCAGCCGCTTCGCCCTGCAAAGGAACGAAACAAATTGGCGTGGTGAGGCGTGGGGCGAGCCGTGGCGTGCAGGGATGGAGAGAGGGGTGGAGGTCAAGGGCGCGACGCTGACGATGCTTTCCGTGAAGCAGGTCGAGGCGGGCTGGGAGGCGCGTTGCGTGGTGGATGTATGA
- a CDS encoding YbaK/EbsC family protein has product MAIAHTLEDYMMSKGIHYEVVPHPRTLSSLETAEAAHIPGDALAKAVLLEDDDGYLMAVVPATHHIKLGRLSEQLNRKLRLAVESELTPIFKDCQLGAVPPLGMAYGMPTILDSSLIEQPDIYFEAGDHEELIHLSGRHFQSLLADARLGRFSQRA; this is encoded by the coding sequence ATGGCTATTGCACACACTCTTGAAGACTACATGATGAGCAAGGGAATACACTACGAGGTGGTGCCTCATCCCCGCACCCTTTCAAGCCTCGAGACCGCCGAGGCCGCGCACATCCCGGGCGATGCCCTCGCCAAGGCCGTACTGCTCGAAGACGACGACGGCTATCTCATGGCGGTGGTACCGGCCACCCACCACATCAAGCTCGGCAGGTTGAGTGAGCAACTTAACCGCAAACTTCGTCTTGCGGTGGAGAGCGAACTCACCCCTATCTTTAAGGATTGCCAACTCGGCGCAGTCCCACCGCTGGGCATGGCCTATGGAATGCCGACCATCTTGGATAGCAGTCTGATAGAACAGCCGGACATCTATTTTGAGGCGGGCGACCATGAGGAACTGATTCATCTGAGCGGCAGACACTTCCAAAGTCTGCTCGCCGATGCCAGACTAGGGCGGTTCAGCCAGAGGGCGTAA
- a CDS encoding anaerobic ribonucleoside-triphosphate reductase activating protein, translating into MDIGGFQRFSLIDYPDKISAIVFTRGCDFRCGYCYNAELVLPERYPELIPEKEVLEFLQTRRGKLDAVVITGGEPTLQPDLLEFIGKVKKLGFLVKLDTNGFNPELLKKIIEQKAVDYIAMDIKAPLEKYQTVINVKIDVNKIGESIRLVMNSGIACEFRTTVVKSQLNKEDILKIGKLIKGAKRYALQKFLPAKVLDPEFAHRETYSDAEFAEFRQALSADVEECLVR; encoded by the coding sequence ATGGATATCGGCGGGTTTCAGCGTTTTTCACTTATAGACTATCCTGACAAGATCAGCGCCATCGTATTCACGCGCGGCTGCGATTTCAGGTGCGGTTACTGTTACAACGCAGAGCTGGTGCTGCCTGAGCGCTATCCCGAGCTGATTCCTGAAAAAGAGGTTCTGGAATTTTTACAGACGCGCCGCGGCAAACTGGACGCCGTCGTCATCACCGGTGGCGAGCCTACCCTGCAACCTGATTTGCTGGAATTCATCGGGAAGGTTAAAAAACTGGGCTTTCTCGTCAAGCTCGACACCAACGGCTTCAATCCGGAGCTGCTCAAAAAGATTATTGAGCAAAAGGCGGTGGATTATATCGCCATGGATATCAAGGCGCCGTTGGAAAAATATCAAACCGTCATCAATGTGAAGATTGATGTCAATAAGATTGGCGAGAGCATCAGGCTCGTCATGAATTCCGGCATAGCCTGCGAATTCCGCACCACCGTGGTTAAATCGCAACTCAACAAGGAAGATATTCTCAAGATAGGAAAATTAATCAAAGGCGCCAAGCGCTATGCCTTGCAAAAATTCCTGCCCGCCAAGGTGTTGGATCCTGAATTTGCTCACAGAGAAACCTATTCCGATGCGGAATTTGCCGAATTCAGGCAGGCCTTGTCAGCCGATGTGGAGGAATGTCTGGTGCGTTAG